Below is a window of Halalkalicoccus jeotgali B3 DNA.
GATCAAAGCCGTCGCAGAAAATATTCCGAAAACGATGGGTCTCGCGATCGACTCGAATACGACCTATGATGTGCAGGATGCGATGAAGGTCGGCGAAGTAGCCAGCGATGTCGGTCTGGAGTGGTTCGAGGAGCCGGTCTCACATACAAATATCCAAGGCCAAGCACAGTTGAATCGGGACCTCTCCGTTCCTATCTCTGCTTACCAAAACCACCTGACGCATTATCCGGCCGTTGATCATCTAGAGGCCAACGCCCTCGAGATCTATCAACCTGCATTGGACTTCTGTGGCGGAATCACTGCTGCCCAGCGTGTCGGTACTATGATCGAGCCGTACGACAAGAAGCTCGTACTCCATGCTTTCGGGCCCGTAATCAACTATTCGGCGAGTCTCCACGTCGCAGCCGCATGCCCTGTCTCTCCACTGATCGAGTTCGGCGTGTACTCAGATGAGATCGATGATCCCGGTGAGTATCTCGCCAGTCCCTATGTCGACAACCAGACCGACATTTACGTCCAAGACGGTGGGATCATCGAGCCGCCCGAAAAACCCGGACTCGGATTAGAACTCGATGACGAGCTCGTCGAGGAGTACCGTCTCAACTGAGTCACCGTAGCCACTCCGGCCTAGACTCGTCCCAAACTGTGTCAGTATCCCACACACCTCTTCGATTGATCTCAGTGTGTCGGTGTTCCCGATGGCATTCAACCACCACTATCCGAAAAATAGCGTAGTAGACGGGCCGTCCGTCAGTTGATTCGATACTCTTCGATTACGTCCTCGTCGAGTTCGATACCGATTCCCGGTTTTTCGGGCGGCTCGATCGTTCCACCGTCCTGGACGTAGACGTCCTCTTGATTTGCGACGTAGGGACTGGTGAGATACTCCCCGGGGTCATCAACGTCATCCGAGTACACGGCGAACTCGATCAACGAACAGACCGGGCTCGCCACGGAGACATGGAGACTTGCTGCATAGTTGACCATTGGCCCATACGCATGGGGAAGGAACTCCTTGTTGTACGCCTCGACAAGCGTCGCAACCCGATTAGCTGCCGTGATCCCTCCAACGAGGTCGAACGCGGGCTGATAGATCTCGAGGGCATCGATCGAGAGGTGGTCGATCGCCGAGTACTGTGTGTGATGCGTCTGAAACCCGGATATCGGCACCGAAACCTGCTGGTTGAGGTTCGCTTGACCGTTGAGATCCGTGTGTGCGATCGGCTCCTCGAACCATTCGAGCCCGTACTCGCTTGCGGTCTCTGCGACGGCAAGTGCGTCTGAGAACTTGTAGGTCGTGTTCGCATCGATCGCGAGTCCGAAATCGTCTGGAATGTTGTCTGCAATCGCCCGTATCCGCTCGCGGTCTTTCTCCACCCCATACCCACCGACGATTTTCATATGAGAGAAACCCTTCTCGGAGAGCCACGTCGCATCCTCGATTAACTCGTCCGTCTCCTTAGGAAGGGGAAACGTTGCATACGCCTGTAGCTCACCGGCTTTCCCTCCAAACAACTGATAGAGCGGTTTTCCAGCGTCTTTTCCGACGATATCCCAGAGCGCTTCGTCGAGGGCACTGAGGGCGCGATACCCTTTCACGCCTCGTTTGACGTGGACGTAGAGCTCGTTCCAGAGCTGGGTTACGTTCCGAGGGTCCCGCCCGACTAAGTGATTGCCAAGCGCCTGCATTCCTGCTGCAGCCGACCGAGCGCTATCACCCGACGGATCGTCGAGATAGGTTTCACCGATCCCAGTAATCCCTTCGTCCGTATGTATCCTCACCAGTACTGGCTGTACAGTGGTGTCGAAATCTGACTTGCCGCCTGGAATCGATACTGTGCCGATAGCGCTCTCTAATGCGATGGGTTCGACCTCTGTTACTTCCATGCACCCCCCGCTTCATACCACTCTATAATAAATTTACCCCACAGATGTAATCGTGAATAGTTGGATGTTCTTGGGCTCACTAGGGCTAGATGGTTGATCTCGTACCACAACTTGAAATGTAGTATATAGAATTCCTATGAGAATATAAATATTAGATAACTATCGTGTACCGTGGGAAAGATTTAAATCGTTAATCCACACATTGCATATCGCATGGTAGAGAATGGCAGTACTAGACGGAAGTTCCTAACGTATGGTGGCCTTGTTGGAATGGGTACACTGGCTGGCTGTGCTGGTGGAAGTAATAGTGGAGATTCAGACGAATGGACTCCGGATCAGAACGTTCGATTGATCGTTCCGTGGGGAGCTGGCGGTGGGACTGATACCGCTGTTCGTCAGGTGGCGCAACCGGCCCAAGAGTTACTCAGTGAAAGAGATATCAACGTTGAATTGAACGTAGAAAACATAACAGGAGCTAGTGGACAGAACGCTGCCACGACTGTTCTCAATCAACCTGCAGATGGGCACACAATCTTCGCCAACACGAACGTCATCGCACCATCGATTGCGCAGGGAACGGATGCGTTTACATTAGATGACTGGGCTGGCATCGCCCGAATGCAGTATGATACGACCTGGATCTTCGGGAGCGGTAGACAAGGGACTGGGTTTGGGGACATCCAAGAATTAGTCGATACCGCCCAATCGGAAGCAATTAGCTTCGGGATCTCTGGCGGGCTTGATAGTGCTGCATTCCCGGTACAATTCGCCCAAGAAGCAGGATTCCTCAATAATCTTGAGATTGTTGCCTATGATGACGCAGGACGGATGGAGAACGACGTTATCACCGGTGAGATCGACTGCGCGTACGGTGAATTGGTCGAGCTCGAGGGGCTCGTAGAAGAGGGCGAGATCGAACTTCTGTATGTGGGCTATGACGAAACTGTTGAAGGGTACGAAGACGTTCCGAACGTAGAGGACACCGGTTGGGACGCACAGTTCGGCACCCAGCGGGGCCTGGTTGTCTTGAACGATACACCACAGGAAGCTATCGATTTCTGGGCGGAGTTAGTACAGGACGTTCTAGAGACTGATGCGTATCAAGAATTCGAGTCAGCAAACTATCTCGACATTCGAGAGGGATATCTCTCTGGACCGGAGTACATGGATTCGCTACAGGAGATGGTCACTCTCTTTGAAGAAACTCTCTCGGCATATAATCCGTGAATGTACTATCAATAATACCTCAACCACAATGAAGATGATTTATTATGGAGGAACAGATCTGCTATGGTAATTGATCAGTTAGCCCAGGGGGCTTTGAATATCTTCACTCCTCTGAATTTAATGATATTTTCTATTGCCCTTCTAGTTGGGATGATGAGTGGAGCAATACCTGGGCTAAACGGAACGATGACTGTCGTGTTGCTCATTCCGCTAACGTACAGTATGGATCCTATTTCAGCGATCATGATGTTATCTGTGATTTACGTTGGATCGGTCTATGCCGGGTCTATTAGCGCTATTATGTTCCGGGTTCCTGGCGCACCAGAAGCCATCATGACCACATTAGATGGCTATCCAATGAATCAACAAGGGCGCTTGGAAGAAGCGATTAGTACCGCGGTTTTCTGTTCCGCTGTTGGTGGGATTGTCGGAGCAATCATTCTTATTTTCTTCTCACCGTCGTTGGCTGAATGGTCCCGAACCCTCTCAGACCCGGAATATTTCAGCGTTGTCGTCCTCGGACTCGCATTGGTTTCTACAATTGGTGCGGGCAACATCACGAAATCAGTCATCATGATGTCGATCGGGGTGTTCATTGCCACTATCGGGCTCGATCCGCTTGCTGGACAAGCTCGTTTCACCTTCGGAAACCGACTTCTACTGAACGGTGTCGAGCTCATCCCTGTTATTTTGGGCCTCTTCGCTATCGCGGAGGTACTGAAACAGATCCAGTCTGGCGGTCAAATGATCGGAGATGATGACTCTGAATCCTCCTTAACAGGCTCATTCCTTCCCCCACTACACTATTTCAAACGGTTCCGACGGATCCTTGCGTTCAATTCTATCACTGGGACGCTAATCGGTATCCTACCGGGTGCTGGTGCTACCACTGGCGCACTATTCGGCTATACGTTCGGGCAGCGGATCGTCCCTGAAGAGATCCGTGAACGGTTCGGGACCGGTGTTGCTGAAGGTGTGGCCGCCCCAGAAACAGCAAACAATGCCGCGGCGAGCGGTGCCTTCGTTCCCCTTTTCGCACTCGGAATTCCGGGAAGCGGGACGACCGCTGTCATCTTGGCCGCCTTCGTTTTGCATGGGCTAACGCCTGGTCCGTCGTTTATCGCCGACAACTCCTCACTGGTCTACACTGTCTTCGCTGCGTTACTCATAGCAAATATCGCGATTCTAGTGGCTAATAAATTCGTTGTCTCCCTGTTTTCCAAAGTCAGGGGCTTTCCCCAATCCCTACTGTTCGCGTTGATTATTCTCTTTTCTGTCGTTGGAGCCTTTTCCACACGGAATATCGTCTTTGACCTCTGGATTATGCTTCTCTTCGGTATTGTGGGGTATTACTTCGAGAAATACAACTATCCTGTTGCACCACTGATTATCGGTCTCGTTCTCGGTCCGATCGCAGAACCCGGCTTGCGACGAGGGCTGATCAAAGCAGGTGGTGATTTCGCTGTCTTCGTTCAACGCCCACTCTCTGCTGCACTCCTCCTGATAGCGCTTCTTCTCTTCAGCATCCCGTTACTCCAGGAGACGAACTGGGGGCAAAAATATCTCACTTTAGGAGGTGCTAATTAATGGCCCAACAAACAGATGCCCAGGCTGTAAGCAAAGAGGAGTCCAACACTCACAACAGTGGTATTGATGCACTTATTTCGATAGCGATCAGTCTTGGTGCGATCCTATTTTTGATTAATTCTGGCCAGTACGCTGGTGTCCGGACAGCAACAAGTGATCCGGGTGCTGCCTTCTGGCCTCGGGTCGTTCTTGTCGTCATCCTTCTCTCAAGCTTGGTCAATCTAGTACATATCCTCTCGAGAGACGATGTCGTTGGGTTCTCTTCGATCAGTAGCCCTCTCGTTGCGGGATTCAACAGCGTGAGTTCTCCATCCAGGTATTCAACTGAGAGCACAAAATATGCGGCTAGTATCTTTCTCCTGATTGGATATATCGCCCTTCTTTCTTACTTCGGATTCCTCATCACCACCGCCGTCTTCCTCTCGTTACTGGTGTGGATCCTTGGCTACCGACCCGTGTGGAAAGTAGCAGTGTTTGGGAGTGCTGTCTCCCTGTTGGTGTTTATCCTCTTTAGGAACTTCATGAACATCGCACTCCCGTATGGGGTAGGTATCTTTAGAGAGCTAGGTGTAATTGTTGGTGGGCTAATATGATCTGACATGTAATTCATTTCAATTGTAGCAAAAACACAATTAGTACACATCAATTCCCACTATTTTATATAGGTAGTCATGGTATGACGTACTATGCCAAGAGAGGTCAGAGACAGCCTTTACTGGATTCAAGAGTGTGGTGCAGACCGAAGTAACTTCGTCGAGGAGACTTCTGATCCGAACCCAGTCTGGTATAACGAAGACGAAGAATTGCATATCGGACAGTGTGCATACCTATTCACGGATGACCAAACACTGTTATTCGATACCCTGTCACCAGCGAGCTCCGATAGAATCATCGCCGTTCTCGATGAGTTGCTTGCCGGTGACGATCTGGATTACTTAGCCGTCTCACATCCCGACGTCCCCCATGCAGGAAACACTGCACGGATCTTGCGGGAGTACCCTGAGGCGACGCTTGTTGCCCCGAAATACGGTACTGGTCACGAACTGTATCACCTCGATGATGCAATGCACGTAGGGGAAGGGGATACGATCGATCTCGGCACCAATACCGTCGCGTTTCACGAAGCCACGTTCCTTGATGCAGCACTGCACATGTGGATGACGGAGACCACTACGAACACCTTGTTCCCAGTCGATTGGTTCGGATATCCACACACGAACAGTGAATGTGGCCTCTTTGCCGATGAATTCGATCATGCGATCACACCGGATCGGCTTATGCACTTTCACGGGCGGGTTCTGTTCTGGTATCAGTACGTCGATGTCGAGAAGGTAAATGCGGAGATCGACCAGCTTATTGAGTCGTATGATCCTGATCTGCTCGCTCCTGCCCATGGGAACGTCGTCCGGGAGAACGTTTCGGATCATATGCGTTTGATGAAGCAGGTCGTCCAAGACATCAACCAGGACGGCCGTGTGGGGGCGCTCGGGTGAGATAATGACTGTCAGACTTTCACACGATACGATCTGGATCAATGAATCGCACTCGGTCGGAGCGCATTCCGAGCACGTCTCTGTCTATCTGATCGACCTTGGTGGTGAATACATCCTCATCGACTCCGGTTCGTTCCACCATCGCGACTCGATCAAAACCGCGATTGACAGGGAGACCGATGGCGAGGGTATCGATGCCCTCATTCTATCGCACTCCGATTACCCCCATTCTGGAAACGTCGACGAGTTCCGTAACGAGTGGGACGACGTCGAACTCGTTGCCTCCTCCGGGTCCCCTGCGGTACAAGGACTACCCACTGACGCTCGGAAGTGCAGTATCGGTGGCGAGCTCGAGGTTCTTGGACGCAAATTCAGCTTCATTGACCCGCCGCTAGCCGATCGATCACATACGACGTGGATCTACGATCACGAATCGGGTATCCTCTTTGCAGCCGACGGAATGGGGAGTACCCATACAGCTGCCGACCGGAACAAGACCGCAGCGGAACTCGAGGGAGGAATCTCGTACGACCATATCTATGAGTTCCATCACGATACGTTGGTCTGGCTCCGATATGTCGACCCGAGCAAGCTCCGTGGTGCTATTGAAGACATCCTCGAGGAGTACCACCCGACGTACATCGCTCCGATCCACGGCCATCCAATTCCAGCGAATGCCCTCGATGAGTACATGGAGAAACTCATCAAGGCAGCTGATCAGATCGCCACTGAATACGAGGTCCCGGGCCAGACCTGAGACGACGGACTCATCAGAGTGCCTACTGGCGCTTCGTTCGGAGCCCGTAGCGTGACTTACGATTCGTCTTTGATGATCGAGATAACCGGGCTCTCCGAATTGAGAAGGATCGATTGTGCTGTACTTCCAAAGACAGCTTTCCCTGCGGGGGATCGTTTTCTCCCACCGATGACGATGTAGCGTGCGGCATGCTTCTTCGCATACGAAACGACATCCGAACTGGCATCTCCTACACGACCAACGGTTTCATACGGCCCTTCGATGTCTTCGGCGGCTTTTTCAGCCTGTTTCGCAGCGAACTCACGTATCGATTCCATATCAATCGCTTCGTCGTTCCGGTCGATGTTTTCTCTCTGTAGATTCCTGAACTCGGAGCGCGAGATGATATGCAGTATGTGTAGCTCGTCATCGAACTGTTTTGCTAACGTTTCTCCCTGTTTTACGACCTGTTTCGCATGGTCCGAGCGATCGACTGCGGCTACGACTACCATATGGCCCTCTTGATAGCCTCTCGTATAAAGGTCGTCTATAACTTATCCTGTATTATTTTGTCGACATCATCTTCGCATACGTCTTTCAGTCTATTAGAGACGACTACTGCCACTACCGGTTTGGAAGAACAGTCGGGGGAGGGTCATGGGTGACATAAATAGAGCCACGAAGGACTGTTCGACATCGGTCACCGACGAACTACCGTCGGGGGTCGTCATCGTGTACACCCCCTCGTTTCTTCTTTAAATCGAGAGTGCCCGGTCGACGGCTTCGCCGATCTCCTCGTGGGTGTCCTCGTCGAGCGAGACCAGCGGCGGCTTGACTTCGTCTGTGGGAATCACGTCTCGATGGACCAACGCGGCCTTCGTCGCCGGGGCGAAGCCGTACTCTGCGCAGAGTTCAAAGAGCGGCGCGATCGCCTCGCGCTGGAGGTCGGCCCCGCGCTCGGAGTCCGCGGTCTCGAGCAGTTCGGCGAAGACCTCGGGAATGACGTTCCCGAGCGCGTGGACTCCACCGTTCGAGCCCATCCGTAGTGCAGGCACCAACAGCGTGTCGAAGCCCTGCATCAACACGAACTCCTCGTTGGTCTGACGATCAACCGAGAGGAAATACGAGAGGTCGCCGCTGGTGTCTTTCATCCCCCGGATCGAGTCGTGTTCGGCGAGCGCGCCGACGGTTTCGGCGTCGATACCGTCACCGACGTACATCGGGATGTTATAGAGATAGAGCGGCAGGGCGCTCTCGTCGGCGACCGCCTCGAAGTACTGCTGGGTGCCTCCGGCGGCGTTTTGGGTGTGGAAGTAGGGCCCGACGATCGCGGCGGCGTCGGCGCCGGCGGCCTCGGCTTCCGCGATGCGTTCGAGGGTTTCGGGGACGCTCGTGCCGGCCGCGCCGGCGATGACGGACGCGTCGCCGGCGGTCTCGGCGACAGTGTCAATGACCTGGCTGCGCTGTTCGGGCGCGAGGCTGGCGAACTCACCGGTGGTGCCACAGGGAAAGAAGCCGTCGACACCGCCCTCGAGGATGAACTGGGTGAGCGAAGCGAGCGATTCCTCGTCGACTTCCCCGTCGTCGAGGGGGGTAACAATGGGACAGAGGACGCCGGTGAACGAACTGTCAAGAGATGTCATACATCATGCTTCGGTAACCTCGGTACAAAGAACTTCCTGTCCCGGTAACGCTTTATTCGAAGGGAATGGGATCGGCCTCTCGTCGAACCCAGTGGGTCGGGCTCATCAATCGAAGCATCCTCATGGTCTTTGAGTCTATATCACAGAAGATTCGATTAAAGATATGATTTGTAGAATAATATGATCTAATCAATTTCAGAAAATTATAGGTTGCGATAATCAAGGCAGGCCCGAATTGTCTGGCGTGGGAACGTCTGGAGCATGTTTATTTCGCGTAAGGCGTTCTTCTTCGATTCCAAAAGGAACTGCCCATCCTCAAAAAGGGCAGCTGCAGGGTCATGTTGTCCATAAAGATCAATCGCAGTTTGAATGAAAAGACGTAATCACCCATATGTCATATTTCTATTGTCATATGTATGAATTATTATAACTATAAAAACTGAAAGAAGTTCCGATACGAACTTTAACAGGCATATCCGTAATTGAATCTCTGTGAATATGAGTGAATTATTTCAATTCCTTAAGAAGCAGAGATATCATATGGTTGTCTGAATTATACGGTGTGGAGATCACCGCGTTTATGTTGAAACCTTCGTGAGTAACAGAGTTACTTATCAAGAAATTGCTAAGGGTATAGACACTATAGATAGTGACGAAATGAGTATAATCGTGCAATTGGCTATGTTTGCAACCTGCAGTGAGGGCTGAGTCCTTAGTGGCTGCCACCTTGTTCACCAGAGCTGTTTCAGGAAGGAGATTGCTTGTACAAGGTACAATCTAACCAGCGACCCAATTCCTCTTCAGAAATTATCACTTTCATACTATTATGTGTTGTATACTAGACTCGCATATGGAACGGGGACCGCATGACAAACTCCACGTGCCCGAATTTCGCACCGGCTGTTATTATAGTCGTGTCTTTGGCTGCTGTTGGCTCTGTCTGATACGCACTGTTGTCTCTACACTGGTTTCAAGTCTCAGACGGATACTTTTCAAGTGAGACAAGCCTT
It encodes the following:
- a CDS encoding universal stress protein, producing the protein MVVVAAVDRSDHAKQVVKQGETLAKQFDDELHILHIISRSEFRNLQRENIDRNDEAIDMESIREFAAKQAEKAAEDIEGPYETVGRVGDASSDVVSYAKKHAARYIVIGGRKRSPAGKAVFGSTAQSILLNSESPVISIIKDES
- a CDS encoding MBL fold metallo-hydrolase, giving the protein MTVRLSHDTIWINESHSVGAHSEHVSVYLIDLGGEYILIDSGSFHHRDSIKTAIDRETDGEGIDALILSHSDYPHSGNVDEFRNEWDDVELVASSGSPAVQGLPTDARKCSIGGELEVLGRKFSFIDPPLADRSHTTWIYDHESGILFAADGMGSTHTAADRNKTAAELEGGISYDHIYEFHHDTLVWLRYVDPSKLRGAIEDILEEYHPTYIAPIHGHPIPANALDEYMEKLIKAADQIATEYEVPGQT
- a CDS encoding tripartite tricarboxylate transporter TctB family protein — translated: MAQQTDAQAVSKEESNTHNSGIDALISIAISLGAILFLINSGQYAGVRTATSDPGAAFWPRVVLVVILLSSLVNLVHILSRDDVVGFSSISSPLVAGFNSVSSPSRYSTESTKYAASIFLLIGYIALLSYFGFLITTAVFLSLLVWILGYRPVWKVAVFGSAVSLLVFILFRNFMNIALPYGVGIFRELGVIVGGLI
- a CDS encoding Bug family tripartite tricarboxylate transporter substrate binding protein; its protein translation is MVENGSTRRKFLTYGGLVGMGTLAGCAGGSNSGDSDEWTPDQNVRLIVPWGAGGGTDTAVRQVAQPAQELLSERDINVELNVENITGASGQNAATTVLNQPADGHTIFANTNVIAPSIAQGTDAFTLDDWAGIARMQYDTTWIFGSGRQGTGFGDIQELVDTAQSEAISFGISGGLDSAAFPVQFAQEAGFLNNLEIVAYDDAGRMENDVITGEIDCAYGELVELEGLVEEGEIELLYVGYDETVEGYEDVPNVEDTGWDAQFGTQRGLVVLNDTPQEAIDFWAELVQDVLETDAYQEFESANYLDIREGYLSGPEYMDSLQEMVTLFEETLSAYNP
- a CDS encoding MBL fold metallo-hydrolase, which gives rise to MPREVRDSLYWIQECGADRSNFVEETSDPNPVWYNEDEELHIGQCAYLFTDDQTLLFDTLSPASSDRIIAVLDELLAGDDLDYLAVSHPDVPHAGNTARILREYPEATLVAPKYGTGHELYHLDDAMHVGEGDTIDLGTNTVAFHEATFLDAALHMWMTETTTNTLFPVDWFGYPHTNSECGLFADEFDHAITPDRLMHFHGRVLFWYQYVDVEKVNAEIDQLIESYDPDLLAPAHGNVVRENVSDHMRLMKQVVQDINQDGRVGALG
- a CDS encoding tripartite tricarboxylate transporter permease, whose translation is MVIDQLAQGALNIFTPLNLMIFSIALLVGMMSGAIPGLNGTMTVVLLIPLTYSMDPISAIMMLSVIYVGSVYAGSISAIMFRVPGAPEAIMTTLDGYPMNQQGRLEEAISTAVFCSAVGGIVGAIILIFFSPSLAEWSRTLSDPEYFSVVVLGLALVSTIGAGNITKSVIMMSIGVFIATIGLDPLAGQARFTFGNRLLLNGVELIPVILGLFAIAEVLKQIQSGGQMIGDDDSESSLTGSFLPPLHYFKRFRRILAFNSITGTLIGILPGAGATTGALFGYTFGQRIVPEEIRERFGTGVAEGVAAPETANNAAASGAFVPLFALGIPGSGTTAVILAAFVLHGLTPGPSFIADNSSLVYTVFAALLIANIAILVANKFVVSLFSKVRGFPQSLLFALIILFSVVGAFSTRNIVFDLWIMLLFGIVGYYFEKYNYPVAPLIIGLVLGPIAEPGLRRGLIKAGGDFAVFVQRPLSAALLLIALLLFSIPLLQETNWGQKYLTLGGAN
- a CDS encoding mandelate racemase/muconate lactonizing enzyme family protein; the protein is MRIEQIEPIVLESAVGTVSMPGGKNAFNATVTPVVAKVHTDEGIIGLGETYLDDPSGHKAMTTAKGIEALGHELQGSDPRDVTDRWHEMYVHVKREGSYRAMSAIDEALWDIKGKDVGEPVYELLGGKVGQVKAYATFPLSKPADQLIEDAQWLYEKGFPTMKIVAGRGVTDDQEKIKAVAENIPKTMGLAIDSNTTYDVQDAMKVGEVASDVGLEWFEEPVSHTNIQGQAQLNRDLSVPISAYQNHLTHYPAVDHLEANALEIYQPALDFCGGITAAQRVGTMIEPYDKKLVLHAFGPVINYSASLHVAAACPVSPLIEFGVYSDEIDDPGEYLASPYVDNQTDIYVQDGGIIEPPEKPGLGLELDDELVEEYRLN
- a CDS encoding dihydrodipicolinate synthase family protein, with the translated sequence MTSLDSSFTGVLCPIVTPLDDGEVDEESLASLTQFILEGGVDGFFPCGTTGEFASLAPEQRSQVIDTVAETAGDASVIAGAAGTSVPETLERIAEAEAAGADAAAIVGPYFHTQNAAGGTQQYFEAVADESALPLYLYNIPMYVGDGIDAETVGALAEHDSIRGMKDTSGDLSYFLSVDRQTNEEFVLMQGFDTLLVPALRMGSNGGVHALGNVIPEVFAELLETADSERGADLQREAIAPLFELCAEYGFAPATKAALVHRDVIPTDEVKPPLVSLDEDTHEEIGEAVDRALSI
- a CDS encoding mandelate racemase/muconate lactonizing enzyme family protein gives rise to the protein MRIHTDEGITGIGETYLDDPSGDSARSAAAGMQALGNHLVGRDPRNVTQLWNELYVHVKRGVKGYRALSALDEALWDIVGKDAGKPLYQLFGGKAGELQAYATFPLPKETDELIEDATWLSEKGFSHMKIVGGYGVEKDRERIRAIADNIPDDFGLAIDANTTYKFSDALAVAETASEYGLEWFEEPIAHTDLNGQANLNQQVSVPISGFQTHHTQYSAIDHLSIDALEIYQPAFDLVGGITAANRVATLVEAYNKEFLPHAYGPMVNYAASLHVSVASPVCSLIEFAVYSDDVDDPGEYLTSPYVANQEDVYVQDGGTIEPPEKPGIGIELDEDVIEEYRIN